The following proteins are co-located in the Patescibacteria group bacterium genome:
- the pyk gene encoding pyruvate kinase, translating into MEDARTRIVCTVGPASNTRVMLARMMREGMDVARLNFSHGTYPQHAALLREVRGAAKKTGKTIAILQDLQGPKIRVGDLGEGIQLHAGETVTFSAAKNVKAGKGIIPLSYDRLGKDVKVGDRILLDDGYLEVEVIKSGGMTATAVVKVAGLLKSHKGANFPDSTLYVSSFTEKDKADLLFGVEHGVDYICLSFVTGPEVLHKVRALILKTARSFGVRPPLLMAKVERKAALARIDEIIDASDAIMLGRGDLGVEIPPEEVPEVQKDIVERCRLSGKPIIVATQMLESMREAPRATRAEVSDVANAVFDHADAVMLSAESAAGKYPAVTVKVMASVIREAEASRFDSVHEDDADVNCLPSAIAHTLSMMARLEIIRAIVVASSLGQAAGALSMFRPRAPLIIVVPDEAAARQAILRAGAVPLVLDDHGGTFVPRLHAILHARLNLPKGKCVAYLTKTGYGGISLTLIPV; encoded by the coding sequence ATGGAGGATGCCCGAACACGTATTGTATGCACAGTTGGGCCAGCGTCAAACACCCGCGTCATGCTGGCTCGCATGATGAGGGAAGGGATGGACGTGGCGCGTTTGAATTTCTCCCACGGAACATATCCTCAGCACGCAGCACTTTTACGTGAGGTGCGTGGAGCGGCCAAGAAGACGGGGAAAACCATTGCTATTCTCCAGGATCTCCAGGGGCCAAAGATTCGCGTTGGGGACTTGGGCGAAGGGATTCAGCTTCATGCGGGGGAAACGGTGACGTTTTCGGCGGCCAAGAATGTCAAAGCGGGGAAGGGAATTATTCCGTTGTCGTATGATCGACTCGGTAAGGACGTGAAGGTGGGGGATCGAATCTTGCTCGACGATGGCTATTTGGAAGTCGAGGTTATTAAATCCGGCGGGATGACGGCGACAGCCGTAGTAAAAGTAGCGGGACTTTTGAAATCTCATAAGGGGGCGAATTTTCCCGATTCAACGTTATACGTCAGCTCGTTTACTGAGAAAGATAAGGCAGACCTTTTATTCGGTGTTGAACATGGAGTTGATTATATTTGTTTGTCGTTTGTGACTGGTCCTGAGGTACTGCACAAAGTGAGAGCCCTTATTTTGAAGACTGCGAGATCGTTCGGCGTTCGTCCGCCACTGTTGATGGCTAAAGTTGAGCGCAAGGCTGCTTTAGCTAGAATCGACGAAATCATTGACGCGTCTGATGCGATTATGCTCGGTCGAGGCGACCTTGGAGTCGAGATCCCACCGGAAGAAGTGCCAGAAGTGCAGAAGGACATAGTCGAGCGTTGCCGGTTGTCTGGGAAGCCGATTATTGTCGCTACACAGATGCTCGAGAGTATGCGAGAGGCGCCGAGAGCCACGCGGGCCGAGGTTTCCGATGTTGCGAATGCTGTTTTCGATCATGCCGACGCCGTCATGCTGTCCGCCGAATCTGCTGCGGGTAAATATCCGGCCGTCACCGTTAAAGTAATGGCTTCGGTTATTAGAGAAGCGGAGGCATCTCGGTTTGACTCGGTTCACGAAGATGATGCTGACGTGAATTGTTTGCCTTCAGCCATCGCTCATACGTTGTCCATGATGGCGCGGCTGGAGATTATTCGCGCAATCGTTGTCGCATCCTCGCTTGGCCAGGCTGCGGGGGCGCTTTCCATGTTCAGACCAAGAGCACCGCTTATCATTGTTGTTCCTGACGAGGCTGCGGCTAGGCAGGCAATCCTCCGAGCCGGCGCAGTTCCACTGGTGCTAGACGACCACGGTGGCACGTTTGTCCCGCGCCTGCACGCCATCCTTCACGCTCGACTCAATCTTCCAAAAGGGAAGTGCGTGGCGTATTTAACGAAGACTGGATACGGCGGGATATCACTGACCCTCATTCCTGTTTAG
- the ftsA gene encoding cell division protein FtsA produces the protein MADEIITGLDIGTSSIRIAICKVSPGEDGKPALHVIGAVSSPSAGMHRGAVSSMEDAVSAVSKALEKSERMTGIGVNTVWASIAGQSILVQESRGAVAVARPEGEISEGDVERSMEAARTVAVPSNYEILHVIPKGFAVDGQRGIKDPVGMSGIRLEVDAVIIEALNSHMKNLTKCVYRTGLDIEDLVYAPLATAEAVLTQRQKELGVCLVTVGSATTSLAVFEEGDLLHTAVLPLGGDHVTNDIAIGLRTSIDIAEQVKIAYGHAVPDAVDKKDQFILRDFGAEADDEVKRRFVAEIMEARMEEIFEAIDNELRKIDRSGMLPVGVVFTGGAMKTPGAIEVAKRVLRLPCAVGAPVGVTSVIDEVQDPAFATAIGLAAWGFGIRQVSGSKFNFGKMIPLKSMDKVADQLRKWMKSLIP, from the coding sequence ATGGCCGATGAGATTATCACGGGCTTGGACATTGGAACCTCCTCCATTCGTATTGCTATTTGCAAGGTTTCGCCAGGGGAAGATGGTAAACCGGCCCTCCATGTGATTGGGGCGGTTTCTTCACCGTCTGCAGGTATGCATCGCGGAGCAGTCTCCAGTATGGAGGATGCAGTTTCGGCGGTGTCTAAAGCCCTTGAGAAATCTGAACGCATGACAGGAATCGGCGTGAACACCGTTTGGGCGAGCATTGCCGGGCAGAGCATTTTGGTTCAGGAGAGCCGTGGCGCCGTGGCGGTTGCACGTCCCGAGGGCGAGATTTCTGAGGGGGATGTGGAGCGATCTATGGAAGCAGCTCGTACAGTAGCTGTTCCTTCGAATTATGAAATTCTCCATGTTATTCCGAAGGGCTTTGCCGTTGATGGGCAGCGTGGGATCAAGGACCCAGTAGGGATGTCCGGCATTCGGCTAGAGGTCGATGCAGTGATCATCGAGGCGCTCAATTCGCACATGAAGAATCTGACTAAGTGTGTTTATCGCACGGGTCTTGATATTGAAGATTTGGTCTACGCTCCACTTGCGACCGCGGAAGCCGTGCTTACGCAGCGGCAAAAGGAGCTTGGCGTGTGCCTGGTGACGGTGGGTTCAGCCACGACGTCTCTGGCTGTGTTTGAGGAGGGCGATCTGTTGCATACCGCTGTGCTTCCGCTCGGCGGTGACCACGTGACGAATGATATTGCTATCGGCTTGCGTACCTCCATTGATATTGCTGAGCAGGTTAAGATAGCTTATGGCCACGCCGTGCCAGACGCTGTAGATAAAAAAGACCAGTTTATTCTGCGTGACTTTGGAGCTGAGGCTGATGATGAAGTGAAGCGCCGATTTGTCGCAGAAATCATGGAAGCTAGAATGGAGGAGATCTTTGAGGCGATTGATAATGAACTTAGAAAGATTGATCGTTCGGGAATGCTTCCTGTCGGTGTTGTCTTTACCGGGGGAGCTATGAAGACTCCAGGTGCAATTGAAGTAGCGAAACGCGTACTCCGGCTGCCGTGCGCTGTAGGCGCTCCGGTCGGCGTTACGAGTGTTATCGACGAGGTTCAGGATCCTGCCTTTGCCACGGCTATCGGTCTGGCTGCTTGGGGTTTTGGTATCAGGCAGGTTTCGGGCAGTAAGTTTAACTTTGGAAAAATGATCCCGCTCAAGTCAATGGACAAAGTGGCCGACCAATTGCGAAAGTGGATGAAATCCTTGATTCCTTAG
- the ftsZ gene encoding cell division protein FtsZ, which translates to MAEFKPEIETCAKIKVVGVGGGGGSAINRMITEKIRGIEFLAVNTDAQALHGSLASTKIPIGKTVTRGLGAGMNPEMGRRAVEENANDIRNAITGADMVFLTAGLGGGTGSGAVSEIAKIAKEIGALTVAVVTKPFSFEGAQRRRIAEDAHHELAQHVDTIITIPNDRVLQIIDKKTSWAESFRIIDDVLRQGVQGIAEMITVPGQINVDFADVKAIMQNAGSALMGIGKASGESRAVDAAKQAIASPLLEISIDGAKGILFTVAGSSDVTMFEVQEAAKIITGSADDDAKVIFGIIQDDTLGDEVRITVVATGFDSRDHRRAPSLGGEIGIAPKSGWRPQAELEPVRRYTPPPPPFNPPPEPVQKQEAPASPFGRRPVSQFTPSEPSPEPSVSSFNPSPVSQQNRVTPAQSSPSAQNSQKEDDGEFGIPAFIRRKMM; encoded by the coding sequence ATGGCTGAGTTCAAGCCGGAAATAGAAACCTGTGCAAAAATTAAAGTGGTGGGGGTAGGCGGCGGAGGAGGCTCCGCCATTAACCGCATGATCACGGAGAAAATCCGTGGTATTGAGTTTTTGGCAGTAAATACTGACGCCCAGGCGCTTCACGGCAGTTTAGCAAGCACGAAAATTCCGATCGGTAAGACGGTCACGAGGGGTCTCGGTGCTGGCATGAACCCGGAGATGGGTCGCCGAGCGGTAGAGGAGAACGCAAATGATATTCGGAACGCCATCACCGGTGCGGACATGGTTTTCTTGACTGCCGGCCTTGGCGGAGGAACTGGCTCGGGGGCTGTCTCTGAGATCGCCAAAATCGCTAAGGAGATCGGGGCGTTGACCGTGGCGGTTGTGACTAAGCCTTTTTCTTTTGAGGGGGCTCAACGTCGAAGAATCGCTGAAGACGCACACCATGAGCTGGCTCAGCATGTAGACACTATTATCACCATTCCGAACGACCGAGTTTTACAAATTATCGATAAGAAAACATCTTGGGCTGAATCTTTTAGAATTATTGATGACGTTTTGCGGCAGGGCGTGCAGGGCATTGCGGAGATGATCACCGTTCCTGGGCAGATCAATGTGGACTTTGCTGACGTAAAAGCCATCATGCAGAACGCGGGCAGCGCCCTCATGGGTATCGGCAAGGCGTCTGGCGAGTCCAGAGCTGTTGACGCTGCTAAGCAGGCTATCGCGAGTCCGCTCCTCGAAATCTCGATTGATGGTGCGAAGGGCATTCTCTTCACTGTCGCAGGCTCATCGGACGTGACTATGTTCGAGGTCCAAGAAGCTGCGAAGATTATTACTGGTTCAGCTGACGACGACGCTAAGGTAATCTTCGGCATCATCCAGGATGACACCCTCGGCGACGAGGTTCGCATTACTGTTGTGGCCACCGGATTCGATAGTCGGGATCACCGCCGAGCTCCGTCGCTTGGCGGGGAGATTGGTATTGCGCCGAAGTCCGGCTGGCGCCCGCAGGCAGAACTAGAGCCGGTTAGACGCTATACACCTCCGCCACCGCCATTTAACCCGCCACCTGAACCAGTCCAGAAGCAAGAAGCACCTGCTTCCCCTTTTGGTCGCCGGCCGGTTTCACAGTTTACCCCATCGGAGCCGTCTCCTGAGCCGTCAGTTTCCTCATTTAACCCATCTCCAGTTTCTCAGCAGAATAGAGTGACCCCGGCTCAATCTTCGCCTTCCGCCCAAAATTCCCAAAAAGAAGATGATGGAGAGTTTGGCATCCCGGCTTTTATTCGCAGAAAGATGATGTAG
- a CDS encoding plastocyanin/azurin family copper-binding protein, giving the protein MKTVWLIPGFAVLLLGAGCALSKSQTNQVPSETTPIAEKKMDAPVSGVRAPDPGSRESEEASSEPSSPHIVTVDGGEFFFDPSSITAKTGETLMINFGTVTGHHIFTIDELNIAQAMTPGGSVTFTVPSTPGRYTYYCSVGPHRTLGMTGTLIVE; this is encoded by the coding sequence ATGAAGACCGTCTGGCTCATTCCTGGATTTGCGGTGCTCCTCTTGGGCGCCGGTTGCGCGTTGTCAAAATCGCAAACGAACCAGGTACCCTCAGAGACAACCCCCATCGCTGAAAAGAAAATGGATGCTCCGGTGTCCGGTGTCCGAGCTCCGGATCCCGGATCCAGGGAATCGGAAGAAGCTTCTTCCGAGCCTTCTTCCCCTCACATCGTCACCGTTGACGGCGGAGAGTTCTTTTTTGATCCTTCGAGCATTACTGCAAAAACCGGAGAGACGTTGATGATCAATTTCGGGACAGTCACTGGTCACCATATTTTCACCATTGACGAACTCAATATCGCTCAGGCTATGACTCCAGGAGGGTCTGTGACGTTTACGGTTCCCTCCACGCCCGGTCGATACACCTACTATTGCTCAGTCGGACCACATCGCACGCTAGGGATGACGGGAACGTTGATTGTTGAGTAA
- the nrdR gene encoding transcriptional regulator NrdR: protein MRCPVCNFKSTRVVDSRLLSDGQGVRRRRECEKEKCGFRFSTVEEIELLDVTVVKRNGKREAYSREKLINGLKQALQKRPYTDIQLQHLVHAIERDIQKIRGGELTSTEIGEIVMKRLRTFDKVAYIRFASVYRSFEDVGAFAKELKNIS from the coding sequence ATGCGCTGTCCAGTCTGTAACTTTAAGTCCACCCGCGTCGTTGATTCCCGCTTGTTGTCGGATGGACAAGGAGTTCGTCGGCGCCGGGAGTGTGAGAAAGAGAAATGCGGTTTTCGGTTTTCTACAGTAGAAGAAATTGAATTGTTGGATGTAACCGTAGTGAAGAGGAACGGCAAGCGTGAAGCATACTCGCGCGAGAAGCTGATCAATGGGCTCAAGCAAGCCTTACAGAAGCGCCCTTACACGGATATTCAGCTGCAACATTTAGTGCATGCTATTGAGCGTGATATTCAGAAGATTCGCGGGGGGGAGCTGACGAGTACTGAGATCGGCGAGATCGTGATGAAGCGACTTAGGACTTTCGATAAGGTTGCTTATATTCGTTTTGCTTCAGTCTATAGATCATTTGAAGACGTGGGTGCTTTTGCCAAAGAATTGAAGAACATTTCTTGA